A window of Castanea sativa cultivar Marrone di Chiusa Pesio chromosome 1, ASM4071231v1 contains these coding sequences:
- the LOC142614268 gene encoding uncharacterized protein LOC142614268, with amino-acid sequence MTLEDFFTLTEMKDGLTAPSRVEELLNVMQKDKDCVMKNVGDATRQWAAVASTIAATENKDCLDLFIQLDGLWFIDRWLKDAENFGNDTSESFAEESITALLRALEKLQIDNERSISSGIWITVKNLLGHNSSKVQEGARMLFDRWKQGKDCDAIQKDVQDGNRRLAGEEGGQSASENPNSESAKEENDVLEPARDEILPLRRSDDLQPERTEDVQIPNHNDQPGSHITADHEDTKDGPSNPLASSSFSNSLRDNSSIKEESPICAADGATSTETGSVAVTKQGSDEVIADVLKLNESIKIEKQVHEADNSSGKLDMAEISSASDALESGAACSGDDAANAQKIVREPALQNSVDANERDVCRKTTTLDDVRVPASDFKTRLDDMRPLNRCSGNEFKTTGLDGDCCSNALLDLSTNGSILGKPEKLDSTLSRMEDIGEADEDKGHSSDEGDDLTNASDFSKPARDTKSPVVIDKRRSDSELEYGIVDAIEVARQVAQEVEREVVDYREPFCSSSSEKILKGGIRQPGSPDSINGKQDLPAKMPQEGATGKSHSTETNPDREGGSINSDNLDNEPENSTHDMESSLVTEAAQELEVNTEKGPCDFDLNQEVCSDEMDSPMNPSAPSASRPSAAQELPMVPLQFGGTLGWKGCAATSAFRPASPRRIPDGDKTPVTGTRDSSKQRLDFHDFDLNVAEDGDELGKQIPPSSGLPSGESSVEVSPMRSGRLKLDLNCLGDDGDAPTLDSKMGEQLFNNQNSHRSPSPASSSSSMQPSLRNIDLNDRPYIQNDASDHGTIKPSQFVNAYGGPKPDAPVISIMGTRVEVNRKDFLSQSLSLPNGKTMEPTVDASMARAGGVLGLAPTMSYTHSSVFGYNGLTAGTAMSFSSAMYPSGSMQYMVDSRGTPVVLGSAPAVPPSYSQPPFMVSIGGVQSGLNNPGPSRPNFDLNSGYMVEGGHRDSGNLRQLFIPGQGRSVEEHTRMNLQPSSSSGVGGKRKEPDSGWESYPFNYKHQQPPWK; translated from the coding sequence ATGACGCTTGAGGATTTTTTTACCTTGACCGAGATGAAAGATGGGCTCACAGCCCCATCTCGAGTTGAGGAGCTGCTCAATGTAATGCAGAAGGACAAAGATTgtgttatgaaaaatgttggtGATGCAACCAGGCAGTGGGCTGCAGTTGCAAGTACTATTGCTGCCACCGAGAATAAAGATTGTCTTGATCTTTTTATACAATTAGATGGACTTTGGTTTATTGATAGATGGTTGAAGGATGCTGAAAATTTTGGTAATGACACAAGTGAGAGTTTTGCAGAAGAGTCAATCACAGCTCTGCTACGAGCACTTGAAAAGTTGCAAATAGACAATGAGAGATCAATATCTTCAGGGATTTGGATTACTGTCAAGAATCTTCTTGGCCACAATAGCTCTAAGGTTCAGGAAGGAGCAAGAATGTTGTTTGATAGGTGGAAACAGGGTAAGGATTGTGATGCAATTCAAAAGGATGTTCAGGATGGGAATAGAAGGCTTGCTGGAGAGGAAGGTGGGCAATCTGCTTCTGAAAATCCTAATTCAGAAAGTGCTAAGGAAGAAAATGATGTGTTAGAACCTGCCAGAGATGAAATCTTGCCCTTGAGAAGATCAGATGATCTTCAGCCAGAAAGGACTGAAGATGTACAGATCCCAAATCATAATGATCAGCCTGGCTCCCACATAACAGCTGACCATGAGGACACCAAAGACGGACCTTCAAACCCTTTGGCCTCCTCTTCTTTTTCAAACTCTTTGCGAGATAACTCTTCTATCAAAGAAGAATCCCCCATTTGTGCTGCCGATGGAGCAACTTCTACTGAGACTGGTAGTGTTGCAGTTACAAAGCAAGGCAGtgatgaagtaattgcagatGTTCTCAAGTTGAATGAGTCAATTAAAATTGAGAAGCAAGTGCATGAAGCTGACAATTCTTCGGGCAAGTTGGATATGGCCGAGATTTCTTCTGCATCTGATGCATTGGAATCTGGAGCTGCTTGTTCTGGTGATGATGCTGCAAATGCGCAGAAGATTGTGAGGGAGCCTGCTTTACAGAATAGCGTTGATGCTAATGAGAGGGATGTCTGCAGGAAAACCACCACTCTTGATGATGTGAGGGTACCTGCATCTGATTTTAAGACCAGGTTAGATGATATGAGACCTCTAAATCGTTGCAGTGGAAATGAGTTCAAGACTACTGGTCTAGATGGTGATTGTTGTTCTAATGCTTTGCTAGACTTGTCCACCAATGGGAGTATATTGGGAAAGCCCGAGAAATTAGACTCTACTTTGTCCAGGATGGAAGACATTGGAGAAGCTGATGAAGATAAGGGGCATAGTAGTGATGAGGGTGATGATTTGACAAATGCTTCTGATTTTTCTAAGCCAGCAAGGGATACCAAAAGCCCTGTTGTGATTGACAAGAGAAGGTCTGATAGTGAACTTGAGTATGGCATAGTTGATGCAATAGAAGTCGCTCGGCAAGTTGCTCAAGAAGTAGAAAGAGAAGTGGTGGATTATAGGGAACCATTCTGCAGCTCCTCTTCGGAGAAAATCTTGAAAGGTGGAATCAGGCAGCCAGGCAGCCCAGATTCTATAAATGGAAAGCAGGACCTACCTGCCAAGATGCCACAAGAGGGGGCAACTGGAAAAAGTCACTCTACTGAGACAAATCCCGATAGGGAGGGAGGCTCAATTAATTCAGATAATCTGGACAATGAACCAGAAAATTCCACACATGATATGGAGTCCTCTCTGGTGACTGAGGCAGCTCAAGAACTAGAGGTTAACACAGAGAAAGGCCCTTGTGATTTTGATCTGAATCAAGAAGTCTGCTCTGATGAAATGGATTCTCCAATGAACCCCTCTGCACCCTCTGCTTCAAGGCCATCAGCAGCTCAAGAATTGCCAATGGTACCTTTGCAGTTTGGAGGGACTCTTGGATGGAAAGGATGTGCTGCTACTAGTGCTTTCCGCCCAGCATCTCCTCGTAGAATTCCTGATGGTGATAAGACTCCTGTTACAGGAACCCGTGATAGTTCAAAGCAGAGGCTGGATTTCCATGACTTTGATTTGAATGTAGCCGAGGATGGAGATGAGTTGGGAAAACAAATTCCCCCATCATCTGGCCTTCCTTCTGGGGAATCCTCAGTTGAAGTCAGCCCAATGAGATCAGGGAGGCTGAAGTTGGATTTGAACTGTCTTGGTGATGATGGTGATGCTCCAACACTGGATTCAAAGATGGGAGAACAGCTCTTTAACAACCAGAATAGCCATCGTAGCCCATCTCCTGCctcgtcatcatcatcaatgCAGCCTTCTTTGAGGAACATTGATTTGAATGACAGACCTTATATCCAAAATGATGCTTCAGATCACGGGACTATTAAGCCTTCCCAATTTGTAAATGCATATGGAGGACCTAAACCAGATGCTCCTGTTATTTCTATCATGGGCACCAGAGTGGAAGTCAATAGAAAAGATTTTCTTTCTCAATCATTGTCCTTGCCAAATGGCAAGACTATGGAGCCTACAGTGGATGCTAGCATGGCAAGAGCAGGGGGGGTTTTGGGGCTGGCTCCAACAATGTCCTATACTCATTCTTCTGTTTTTGGTTACAATGGGCTGACAGCAGGGACTGCCATGTCTTTCTCTTCAGCCATGTACCCTTCTGGCTCAATGCAATATATGGTAGATTCTAGAGGGACCCCTGTTGTTTTGGGGTCTGCACCAGCTGTTCCACCTTCCTACTCACAGCCACCGTTCATGGTGAGCATTGGTGGTGTACAGTCAGGTCTAAATAATCCCGGGCCATCCCGTCCAAATTTTGATCTAAATTCAGGATACATGGTGGAGGGAGGGCATAGAGACTCAGGGAATTTGAGGCAGCTTTTCATTCCTGGTCAAGGCAGGTCTGTGGAGGAGCATACGAGGATGAACTTACAACCCTCTTCAAGCTCTGGGGTTGGAGGGAAAAGGAAGGAACCTGATAGTGGATGGGAATCCTATCCGTTTAACTACAAACATCAGCAACCACCATGGAAATAG